A single genomic interval of Streptomyces graminofaciens harbors:
- a CDS encoding XRE family transcriptional regulator yields MAQSISPQALVRQRLFRDMSVEEVAAAVGVTSRAVRHWETGARAVGDRAFGRLLEVLRCDARELTGNEPGTETLADLRRGAGISTEEAASVLRRKRGAQGLHLSAEKIRDLERGRHVRGWMWRSPETLGQVARMLAQVYGVPVRVVMDAWHRSRPDDPLPVLPARQARRPSEESMTAWQGLNDRQRTYLTCIFHQDQEAEEEQRQNRYVGARRQPAVEWRRMTLALSVPSDVVGYTRIQERLREAGVHDPGAGSSVAALERRGLIRVYRDRVHLDGLGDVPRTRVEMTRRGRAVTRVALGVSREAGPPAPLLSLWLWKIMVRVARAGVQGVDGSLAGRGPHYLAVGQSPDGRTPSRGFIVLRHPDGVAHGPYRWLLTDSGRRHITDHLDAYRALYPGIDTQGLEDVFD; encoded by the coding sequence ATGGCGCAGTCAATCTCTCCCCAGGCCCTGGTACGCCAGCGACTGTTCAGGGACATGAGCGTGGAGGAGGTCGCTGCGGCCGTCGGTGTCACGTCACGTGCCGTGCGCCACTGGGAGACGGGAGCACGGGCCGTTGGCGATCGGGCTTTCGGACGGCTGCTGGAGGTGTTGCGCTGTGATGCTCGGGAGTTGACGGGCAACGAGCCAGGCACCGAGACCCTCGCGGACCTGCGCCGCGGCGCGGGCATCAGCACGGAAGAGGCCGCCTCAGTTCTGCGGCGCAAGCGGGGCGCACAGGGTCTGCATCTCAGCGCGGAGAAGATCCGGGACCTGGAACGCGGCCGGCACGTACGCGGCTGGATGTGGCGCTCTCCCGAAACCCTGGGGCAGGTGGCGCGCATGTTGGCCCAGGTCTACGGGGTTCCCGTCCGGGTGGTGATGGATGCCTGGCACCGCAGCCGCCCGGACGACCCCCTCCCGGTACTTCCCGCGCGGCAGGCACGAAGGCCGTCCGAGGAATCGATGACCGCCTGGCAGGGTCTCAACGACCGGCAGCGCACCTACCTGACCTGCATCTTCCATCAGGACCAAGAGGCCGAGGAGGAGCAGCGGCAGAACCGCTACGTGGGAGCACGGCGCCAGCCGGCAGTCGAGTGGCGGCGTATGACGCTTGCCCTCTCCGTCCCGTCCGACGTTGTCGGCTACACCCGCATTCAGGAGCGGCTGCGCGAGGCCGGGGTGCATGATCCGGGAGCCGGGTCTTCCGTGGCTGCTCTGGAGCGACGCGGCCTGATCCGCGTGTACCGGGACCGGGTGCATCTCGACGGACTAGGGGACGTGCCACGCACCAGGGTTGAGATGACCCGGCGTGGCAGGGCGGTGACCCGCGTGGCGCTCGGTGTCTCCCGCGAAGCGGGACCGCCCGCGCCGCTCCTGTCGCTGTGGTTGTGGAAGATCATGGTCCGTGTCGCACGCGCCGGGGTGCAGGGAGTGGACGGCAGTCTCGCCGGACGTGGACCGCACTACCTCGCGGTGGGGCAGAGCCCCGACGGGCGTACCCCGAGCAGGGGCTTCATCGTCCTTCGGCACCCGGACGGGGTGGCCCACGGGCCGTACCGGTGGCTTCTCACCGACTCCGGTCGGCGCCACATCACCGACCACCTCGACGCCTACCGTGCCCTGTATCCCGGTATCGACACCCAGGGGCTCGAAGATGTTTTCGATTAA
- a CDS encoding ATP-binding cassette domain-containing protein produces the protein MTTIPKPTATTAPTGEAEVSDEELKFVIPGDRRIEAANAITTRAMARRLPQLIRRSLALGWQVDRAAVIALLGVQLLSGVLEAFGLMATTGVIKPLITSQHISGDQLRSAVPSLVVLSGAIGLRALLGIASTALSSRLAPRIAREAELELLDAATKAELAAYDNPGYNDRWDAADRGVEVSRDLLTQAQYILAASASLIASAFVLTAVHPILLPLLLLAALPKGVASVRAARISYIASLATTKDRRLLGMLRWYLVDKQIADQVRSGTMAPFLLDKYRTAGARIDRTTDQATWRSARISLVGGAAGGLAHAVVWVALALLVSAGQISVAALGTAFLALGRVSAGLDGVVGYGAQLFRTGMYLDDWADFIDEAGGHRIDRGSQAPAAPAVVRAENITFQYPSADRPALEDVSLEVRRGEVVALVGENGSGKTTLSKILSALYLPDQGAVSWDGIDTRGLDAHATWERVAVVPQSYANWPLSAMENITLGQATEDGDAAVLAAAHAAGADEVIDGLRSGLNTLLAKEWWGGQELSGGQWQRIALARAFHRPAGLLVLDEPTAALDPRAEHRIFTGLRRLAADRAVVLVTHRLTNVTIADRIVVLDKGRVIQHGTPEELLAQKEGLFRELWDLQNERTGRVPAPTNSDQHVEPNQSALF, from the coding sequence ATGACGACCATCCCGAAGCCCACCGCGACAACCGCGCCGACCGGCGAGGCGGAGGTCTCGGATGAGGAACTGAAGTTCGTCATCCCCGGCGACCGCCGTATCGAGGCCGCCAACGCGATCACGACCCGTGCGATGGCCCGGCGTCTGCCCCAACTGATCCGCCGGTCCCTCGCACTGGGCTGGCAGGTCGACCGCGCCGCAGTCATCGCCCTGCTCGGCGTGCAGCTCCTCTCGGGGGTGCTGGAAGCGTTCGGGCTGATGGCCACCACCGGGGTGATCAAGCCGCTGATCACCTCGCAGCACATCAGCGGCGACCAGCTCCGCTCCGCCGTACCTTCCCTTGTCGTCCTGTCGGGGGCCATCGGTCTGCGTGCCCTGCTGGGTATCGCCTCCACCGCCCTGTCGTCACGGCTGGCCCCGCGTATCGCCCGGGAGGCCGAACTCGAGCTCCTCGACGCGGCGACCAAGGCGGAACTGGCCGCGTATGACAACCCCGGATACAACGACCGCTGGGACGCGGCCGACCGGGGAGTGGAAGTCTCCAGGGACCTCCTCACTCAAGCGCAGTACATCCTCGCCGCATCGGCATCGCTGATCGCCTCGGCGTTCGTCCTGACCGCCGTGCACCCGATCCTTCTGCCGCTGCTCCTCCTAGCGGCCTTGCCGAAGGGCGTGGCCAGCGTGCGTGCGGCGCGCATCAGCTACATCGCCTCGCTCGCCACGACCAAGGACCGGCGGCTGCTGGGCATGCTGCGCTGGTACCTGGTCGACAAGCAGATCGCCGACCAGGTCCGGTCCGGCACCATGGCGCCGTTCCTGCTCGACAAGTACCGCACGGCCGGGGCGCGGATCGACAGGACCACCGACCAGGCCACCTGGCGCTCGGCCAGGATCTCCCTTGTGGGCGGGGCAGCGGGAGGTCTCGCCCACGCGGTGGTGTGGGTGGCCCTGGCGCTGCTGGTGTCCGCCGGGCAGATCTCGGTCGCCGCCCTCGGCACCGCGTTCCTCGCATTGGGCCGCGTCAGCGCGGGACTGGACGGGGTCGTCGGCTACGGAGCCCAACTCTTCCGTACCGGAATGTACTTGGACGACTGGGCGGACTTCATCGACGAAGCCGGTGGGCATCGCATCGACCGTGGCTCTCAGGCGCCGGCCGCCCCCGCCGTCGTACGCGCCGAGAACATCACCTTTCAGTACCCGAGCGCCGACCGTCCCGCCCTCGAGGACGTCTCCTTGGAGGTCCGGCGCGGCGAAGTCGTCGCGCTGGTGGGCGAGAACGGCTCCGGTAAGACCACCCTCAGCAAGATCCTTTCGGCTCTGTACCTGCCCGATCAGGGAGCCGTCTCCTGGGACGGCATTGACACCAGGGGCCTGGACGCGCATGCCACCTGGGAGCGTGTCGCCGTCGTACCGCAGTCCTACGCGAACTGGCCCCTGTCAGCGATGGAGAACATCACCCTCGGCCAGGCCACCGAGGACGGAGACGCCGCAGTGCTCGCCGCGGCCCATGCCGCAGGCGCCGACGAGGTCATCGACGGGTTGCGCAGCGGGCTGAACACCCTGCTGGCCAAGGAATGGTGGGGTGGGCAGGAACTGTCCGGCGGACAGTGGCAGAGGATCGCGCTCGCCCGCGCATTCCATCGGCCGGCCGGACTGCTCGTCCTGGACGAGCCGACCGCCGCCCTCGACCCAAGGGCCGAGCACCGCATCTTCACCGGGCTGCGTCGGCTTGCCGCCGACCGCGCGGTCGTCCTGGTCACCCACAGACTCACCAACGTGACCATCGCCGACCGCATCGTCGTTCTGGACAAAGGCCGCGTCATCCAGCACGGCACCCCCGAGGAGCTGCTGGCCCAGAAGGAAGGCTTGTTCCGCGAACTGTGGGATCTGCAGAACGAGCGCACCGGGCGCGTACCCGCCCCGACCAACTCCGACCAGCACGTCGAGCCAAATCAGTCTGCCCTGTTCTGA
- a CDS encoding phosphotransferase enzyme family protein — translation MDEAGWGETLTADVLEDRYGLVADIVEPVHMGTDTINRRVLTDDGLRLFVKQYPSMADLDKARNAWDMSEYCRAAKLPVPCVWPDANDNLVTIAGGSAWAVVDEAPGRVNPSAMTVPLAEHIGVVMGRMHRALAAYPLPGRVQQTRWRAEPVEDAVAKCDTVMTRATRQGHDGLDQLRVDLDQRREDLRAHVHLLREHLPATLVEQALHADLSRTNLITLADAVTGVIDFRCANAMPAWELGRAAFDPRTVATSTEWGACALAMARAYRSEHPSLPMREVRACARIALLYMLFSLYGATTAEYDLPGEAEADLKRHWRERQIAIRRLLSGLEDLEDELTGLGASGGTS, via the coding sequence ATGGACGAAGCAGGCTGGGGCGAGACGTTGACCGCTGACGTGCTGGAAGACCGGTACGGGCTGGTCGCCGACATCGTCGAACCAGTGCACATGGGCACGGACACCATCAACCGGCGGGTCCTGACGGACGATGGGCTGCGGCTGTTCGTCAAGCAGTACCCCTCGATGGCCGACCTGGACAAGGCGCGCAACGCGTGGGACATGTCGGAATACTGCCGGGCCGCGAAGCTACCCGTTCCATGCGTGTGGCCCGACGCCAACGATAACCTGGTCACCATCGCGGGCGGCAGCGCATGGGCCGTGGTCGACGAGGCTCCCGGACGGGTGAACCCCTCGGCGATGACGGTCCCCCTCGCCGAGCACATCGGCGTCGTCATGGGACGCATGCACCGTGCGCTCGCCGCGTACCCGTTGCCCGGGCGCGTGCAGCAGACCCGCTGGCGGGCCGAGCCCGTCGAGGACGCTGTTGCGAAATGTGACACCGTGATGACCAGAGCCACGCGCCAAGGCCACGACGGTCTCGACCAACTGCGCGTCGACCTCGACCAGCGGCGTGAGGACCTGCGCGCCCACGTCCACCTGTTGCGGGAACACCTGCCCGCGACGCTGGTGGAACAGGCGCTGCATGCGGATCTCAGCCGCACCAACCTGATCACCCTCGCCGATGCCGTCACCGGCGTCATCGACTTCCGCTGCGCCAACGCTATGCCGGCCTGGGAGTTGGGGCGGGCGGCTTTCGACCCGCGCACCGTCGCCACCAGTACCGAGTGGGGGGCTTGCGCACTGGCGATGGCCAGGGCCTACCGCTCGGAGCACCCCAGTCTCCCGATGCGGGAGGTGCGGGCATGCGCCCGGATCGCGCTGCTGTACATGCTGTTCAGCTTGTACGGCGCCACCACCGCCGAGTACGACCTGCCGGGGGAGGCGGAGGCGGATCTGAAGCGGCACTGGCGCGAGCGTCAGATCGCCATCCGTCGCCTGCTCAGTGGTCTTGAGGACCTCGAAGACGAACTCACCGGCCTCGGGGCGAGCGGAGGCACGTCGTGA
- a CDS encoding phosphotransferase enzyme family protein, giving the protein MPSALHHLVESVTDTYTVVAEHPRPGDIRPSVWEVNGPDGERWFGKLHAGAKLHHREVTAYQKWTVAMGADRAPELVAADTQTRTVLITAVPGGALDTLRLPAEQERAAYEQAGELLARFHTAAADEPTPAATEEAWDEAVAQLLDRTAAYVPEYDLAIARTLAGQVPPSLPQVSQHGDYMPKNWMWDETEQRLRIIDFERAELRPAAYRDLSRLRYRILRHRPDLNAAFHHGYGRPLTTEELVACRAYGALDALDSLNWGIKHRDGGLVDEAHIMLENLRLETRKRVWGGWRT; this is encoded by the coding sequence ATGCCCAGCGCACTCCACCACCTGGTGGAGTCGGTGACCGACACGTACACGGTGGTCGCCGAGCACCCCAGGCCCGGCGACATCCGGCCTTCCGTCTGGGAGGTCAACGGGCCTGACGGCGAGAGGTGGTTCGGGAAGCTCCACGCGGGCGCGAAGCTCCACCACCGCGAGGTGACCGCGTACCAGAAGTGGACCGTGGCCATGGGCGCGGACCGTGCACCCGAGCTGGTCGCCGCAGACACACAGACGCGCACCGTCCTGATCACCGCCGTGCCCGGAGGCGCTCTCGACACGCTACGCCTGCCGGCCGAGCAGGAACGGGCGGCCTACGAGCAGGCGGGCGAACTGCTCGCCCGGTTCCACACCGCGGCAGCCGACGAGCCGACCCCGGCAGCGACGGAGGAGGCGTGGGACGAGGCGGTCGCCCAACTGCTGGACCGTACGGCGGCGTACGTGCCGGAGTACGACCTCGCGATTGCGCGCACACTCGCCGGGCAAGTTCCTCCGAGCCTGCCCCAGGTATCCCAGCACGGCGACTACATGCCCAAGAACTGGATGTGGGACGAGACCGAGCAGCGGCTGCGGATCATCGACTTCGAACGGGCAGAGCTTCGGCCCGCCGCCTACCGGGACCTGAGCCGGCTGCGCTACCGGATCCTGCGCCACCGCCCCGACCTCAACGCCGCCTTCCACCACGGATACGGCCGGCCCCTCACCACGGAGGAACTCGTCGCATGCCGGGCGTACGGGGCACTGGATGCTCTGGACTCGCTGAACTGGGGGATCAAGCACCGCGACGGCGGCCTGGTCGACGAGGCGCACATCATGCTGGAGAACCTGCGCCTGGAGACCCGCAAGAGGGTGTGGGGCGGGTGGCGTACGTGA
- a CDS encoding LuxR C-terminal-related transcriptional regulator has translation MSARPTRPPATLPLTPAQLRIAQKVAEGESTHAIASELSITVGTINVQLKHCGQKLGVRGRAAVVHACFVTGQIQRPETATSPEAFSETEIETWRMVATGATSQEFADRARISRDSALARVRALRERVKAENDPHLVTLGWSCEVLDESLTEMASGTVLRVPTPR, from the coding sequence GTGAGTGCCCGCCCGACCCGCCCGCCCGCGACGCTTCCGCTGACACCCGCACAGCTTCGGATCGCCCAGAAGGTCGCGGAGGGCGAGAGCACCCACGCGATCGCCTCCGAGCTGTCCATCACCGTCGGCACGATCAACGTGCAGCTGAAGCACTGCGGACAGAAGCTCGGCGTGAGAGGCCGGGCCGCCGTCGTCCACGCCTGCTTCGTCACCGGGCAAATCCAGCGTCCCGAGACGGCCACCTCCCCGGAGGCCTTCTCGGAAACGGAGATCGAGACCTGGCGGATGGTCGCGACCGGTGCGACGTCACAGGAGTTCGCGGACCGGGCCCGCATCAGCCGTGACAGCGCGCTGGCGCGGGTCAGGGCCCTGCGGGAGCGCGTCAAGGCCGAGAACGACCCGCACCTCGTGACGCTCGGCTGGAGCTGTGAGGTGCTCGACGAGTCCCTGACCGAGATGGCCTCCGGGACCGTCCTCCGCGTTCCCACCCCCAGATGA
- a CDS encoding glutamine synthetase family protein: MTRTTSGNGTVARLAAASVPERGGCSEKAFSLSDLRNLVKAGAIDTVLLAVPDLQGRLKGKRYDANHFLKRVAHHGAEVCAYVLATDIDMSPADGFALTSWETGYQDLSVQPALSTLSVVPWLPRTVVVLGDAVHHDGTPIDIAPRQILHQQLTRLSRHGLHPKAGIETEFVLYRGTYADAERANYQGLRPLTTENLDYALDHDPVSDRFLRRLQRALAGAGMPMEAIKTEAGPGQVEVTFPYGSALNACDRHPLFKHAVRTLGLRAGLAPTFMAAPETDRANGLHLHVSLWSKAISQLNEPGSEYGLSQIGQHAIAGLLAGLPELGPFYAPNVNSYKRFTPGSFAPTTFTWGRDNRTCAVRVVGRGEGLHLEIRVPGADANPYLALSAVLAAIDHGLERKLTLGPEATGNAYRAGGIPVPPTLGPALTAFQNSALAQEAFGAGVVEHYARLARLELAHDERLVTDTERQRWLARA, translated from the coding sequence ATGACGAGAACCACGAGCGGCAACGGCACCGTGGCACGCCTGGCTGCCGCGTCCGTCCCCGAGCGGGGCGGGTGCTCCGAGAAGGCCTTCTCCCTGTCCGACCTGCGGAACCTCGTCAAGGCGGGCGCCATCGACACGGTGCTGCTCGCCGTCCCCGACCTGCAGGGGAGGCTGAAGGGGAAGCGTTACGACGCGAACCACTTCCTCAAGCGCGTCGCGCATCACGGCGCCGAGGTGTGCGCCTACGTCCTGGCCACCGACATCGACATGAGCCCGGCCGACGGTTTCGCCCTGACCTCGTGGGAGACCGGCTACCAGGACCTGTCCGTGCAACCGGCTCTGTCGACTCTGAGCGTCGTGCCGTGGCTGCCACGCACCGTTGTCGTACTCGGCGATGCCGTCCACCACGACGGAACGCCGATCGACATCGCACCCCGCCAAATCCTCCACCAGCAGCTGACCCGGCTGTCGCGGCACGGTCTGCACCCCAAGGCGGGGATCGAGACCGAGTTCGTCCTCTACAGGGGCACGTACGCGGACGCGGAACGGGCCAACTATCAGGGCCTGCGACCGTTGACGACGGAGAACCTGGACTACGCCCTCGATCACGACCCCGTATCCGACCGGTTCCTGCGCCGTCTTCAGCGGGCGCTCGCTGGCGCGGGGATGCCCATGGAAGCGATCAAGACCGAGGCCGGTCCTGGCCAGGTCGAGGTGACCTTCCCGTACGGGAGCGCGCTCAACGCCTGCGACCGGCACCCACTCTTCAAGCACGCCGTGCGCACCCTGGGTCTGCGCGCCGGTCTGGCACCCACGTTCATGGCAGCCCCGGAAACCGACCGAGCCAACGGCCTGCACCTGCACGTCTCGCTGTGGTCGAAGGCCATCAGCCAACTCAACGAGCCTGGCAGCGAGTACGGACTGTCCCAGATCGGTCAGCACGCCATCGCGGGTCTGCTCGCCGGCCTGCCCGAGTTGGGCCCGTTCTACGCACCCAACGTCAATTCCTACAAGCGGTTCACGCCCGGCTCGTTCGCGCCGACCACGTTCACCTGGGGCCGCGACAACCGCACCTGCGCGGTCCGCGTCGTCGGCCGCGGTGAAGGGCTGCACCTGGAGATCCGTGTGCCGGGCGCGGACGCCAACCCCTACCTGGCGCTGTCGGCGGTACTGGCGGCCATCGACCACGGTCTCGAGCGGAAGCTCACCCTTGGTCCCGAAGCGACCGGCAACGCCTATCGCGCAGGTGGGATCCCCGTGCCGCCCACCCTCGGACCGGCTCTGACCGCCTTCCAGAACAGTGCCCTCGCGCAGGAAGCCTTCGGCGCCGGGGTGGTCGAGCACTATGCCCGTCTCGCCCGCCTGGAACTCGCCCACGACGAGCGCCTCGTCACCGACACCGAGCGGCAGCGATGGCTGGCTCGCGCCTGA
- a CDS encoding amino acid permease has translation MSRVGASHRASFRKSDDAYLRELGYEPVLTRRMGPFGNFAISFSVISVLSGCMTLYGFGLNTGGPSVMLWGWLVVGAMVMFIGAALAEVTSAYPTSGALYYQAEQLGGRKWGWYTGWLNLLGLLGAIAGIDYGAALFTGALFNLQWGFEPTPGKIMVIFLCILVLHLALNLFGVRLVSILNSISVWWHLGGVTVIVGALAIVPSHHQSSDFVFGEFVNNTGWSPLYAAVLGLLLAQYTFCGYDASAHLSEETTDAQVSASRGIIHAIGWSWLAGFVLLAGLTFAIQDYAGTVGTATGVPPAQIFLDALGVAGAKALLLVVIIAQLCCGNAETAAASRMVFAFSRDGALPGSHLWRQVDRRTGTPRMAVVLAVACAAVLALPSLYSPVAYAAITSINVVGITPAYAIPIYLRIKNRDRFRPGPWNLGNWGVAVGTIAVVWVVFVTVLFCLPQTRPAGGGLVSVETFNYAPIALLVVLALAWAWWRKQGSSYEVPAQNFDRSAATYENEVV, from the coding sequence GTGTCTCGTGTGGGCGCCAGTCATCGAGCGTCGTTTCGTAAGTCCGACGACGCGTACTTGCGGGAGCTTGGCTACGAGCCGGTACTGACCCGGCGGATGGGTCCGTTCGGGAATTTCGCGATCTCGTTCAGCGTGATCAGCGTTCTGTCCGGCTGCATGACCTTGTACGGCTTCGGCCTGAACACCGGCGGCCCGTCGGTGATGCTGTGGGGCTGGCTCGTCGTGGGGGCCATGGTGATGTTCATCGGTGCCGCCCTCGCCGAGGTGACCTCCGCCTATCCGACCTCCGGGGCCCTGTACTACCAGGCAGAGCAGCTCGGCGGGCGGAAATGGGGCTGGTACACGGGCTGGCTGAACCTGCTGGGCCTGCTCGGGGCGATCGCCGGCATCGACTACGGGGCCGCGCTGTTCACGGGCGCCCTGTTCAACCTGCAGTGGGGATTCGAGCCAACACCGGGCAAGATCATGGTGATCTTCCTGTGCATCCTCGTCCTGCACCTCGCCCTGAACCTGTTCGGGGTCCGGCTGGTCAGCATCCTCAACAGCATCAGCGTCTGGTGGCACCTCGGCGGCGTCACGGTGATCGTCGGCGCTCTGGCGATTGTCCCCTCCCACCACCAGTCCTCGGACTTCGTGTTCGGTGAGTTCGTCAACAACACCGGCTGGAGCCCCCTCTACGCGGCGGTGCTCGGTCTGCTGCTGGCCCAGTACACGTTCTGCGGTTACGACGCCTCCGCGCACCTGTCGGAGGAGACGACCGACGCCCAGGTGTCCGCATCCCGCGGGATCATCCACGCGATCGGCTGGTCGTGGCTGGCCGGGTTCGTCCTGCTGGCCGGGCTCACGTTCGCGATCCAGGACTACGCGGGCACCGTGGGCACGGCGACAGGAGTGCCGCCCGCGCAGATCTTCCTGGATGCCCTGGGTGTGGCGGGGGCGAAGGCACTGCTCCTGGTGGTGATCATCGCGCAGTTGTGCTGTGGCAATGCCGAGACCGCCGCGGCCAGCCGGATGGTGTTCGCGTTCTCGCGTGACGGGGCGTTGCCGGGCTCGCACCTGTGGCGGCAGGTCGACCGCCGTACCGGCACTCCGCGCATGGCCGTGGTGCTGGCGGTCGCGTGCGCCGCCGTGCTGGCCCTGCCGAGCCTGTACAGCCCGGTCGCGTACGCGGCGATCACCAGTATCAACGTGGTCGGCATCACCCCGGCGTACGCGATCCCGATCTACCTGCGCATCAAGAACCGGGACCGCTTCCGGCCCGGCCCCTGGAACCTCGGCAACTGGGGCGTGGCCGTCGGCACGATCGCCGTTGTCTGGGTGGTGTTCGTGACGGTGCTGTTCTGTCTACCGCAGACGCGCCCCGCCGGCGGCGGCCTGGTGTCCGTGGAGACCTTCAACTACGCGCCGATCGCTCTGCTCGTCGTCCTCGCGCTGGCATGGGCGTGGTGGCGGAAGCAGGGCAGCTCGTACGAAGTGCCGGCCCAGAACTTCGACCGCTCGGCGGCCACGTACGAAAACGAGGTCGTCTGA
- a CDS encoding helix-turn-helix domain-containing protein, with protein MPEYVWFDPDVRNALAAWDFGQASRLVREKAGLRQDDMAQLTGLSQAFLSMLEAGGRRLTNIDKIVEFLTGLDVPPELVPLPLPRTTAQASQPSPPQFAGDADPILPWTTARMVAALETAVGGSAMDRRRFLTASGIALTAFVNQWDAAEAEPLYRAAGGSRLSPSLLNGLQRTTDSLRTMDASDGSGTLTALGDKHLQFLQHLVEQTSYDEVSGRQLAAIIADTATQVGWFVFDSGQHDQTLGYLYAALRAAKASGDIRLGAGALSYIAIHGYSTGAPHHAVTAAQRAREKVKNLGVPALEAMLLTRQARGHAKLGERQAALAALGRAAELCAQGRSEHDPPWLYWINEGEIQGQAGSCYLDLGDPRNAVDSFTRAREALNPADHRTRGLFLSRAATAHVEQGDIEAGCATAHEVLDLAEKLQSARFDSHVTSMIQQLQPVAHSPYAQDVLERRAAVTAAGSRT; from the coding sequence GTGCCGGAATACGTTTGGTTCGACCCAGACGTCCGCAACGCGCTCGCCGCATGGGACTTCGGCCAAGCCAGCCGCCTCGTCCGCGAGAAGGCCGGCCTCCGGCAAGACGACATGGCCCAACTCACCGGCCTGAGCCAGGCGTTCCTGTCCATGCTGGAGGCAGGCGGCCGCCGCCTCACCAACATCGACAAAATCGTCGAGTTCCTGACGGGCCTGGACGTGCCTCCTGAACTCGTCCCACTCCCCCTTCCTCGGACCACAGCCCAAGCGTCGCAACCGTCCCCGCCCCAGTTCGCTGGTGACGCTGATCCGATCCTGCCCTGGACCACGGCCCGTATGGTGGCAGCACTGGAGACTGCGGTAGGAGGTAGCGCGATGGACCGTCGACGATTCCTCACCGCGAGCGGCATAGCGCTCACGGCCTTCGTGAATCAGTGGGACGCAGCCGAAGCCGAACCTCTTTACCGCGCGGCCGGGGGAAGCCGTCTCTCTCCCAGTCTGCTCAACGGACTCCAACGGACCACGGACAGCCTGCGGACCATGGACGCGAGCGATGGCAGTGGCACCCTCACCGCGCTGGGCGATAAGCACCTTCAGTTCCTCCAGCACCTCGTGGAGCAAACTTCGTACGACGAGGTGAGTGGACGGCAGCTCGCAGCGATCATCGCCGACACCGCCACCCAGGTGGGTTGGTTCGTCTTCGACTCCGGCCAACATGACCAGACGCTCGGGTACCTGTATGCCGCGCTCCGCGCAGCCAAGGCCTCGGGAGACATCCGACTCGGCGCCGGCGCCTTGTCCTACATCGCCATCCATGGCTACTCCACCGGAGCGCCGCATCACGCCGTCACAGCAGCACAACGAGCCCGGGAGAAGGTCAAGAATCTCGGCGTACCCGCCCTCGAAGCGATGCTGCTGACCCGGCAGGCCCGCGGCCACGCGAAACTCGGCGAGCGGCAAGCGGCCCTCGCCGCACTCGGACGAGCCGCCGAGCTCTGTGCTCAAGGACGCTCAGAGCACGATCCCCCGTGGCTGTACTGGATCAACGAGGGCGAGATCCAAGGACAGGCAGGCAGCTGCTATCTCGACCTCGGCGACCCCCGCAATGCCGTCGACAGCTTCACGAGGGCCCGGGAGGCACTCAACCCAGCGGACCACCGCACCAGGGGCCTGTTCCTCTCCCGCGCCGCAACCGCCCACGTCGAGCAGGGCGACATCGAGGCCGGCTGCGCCACGGCACACGAGGTCCTCGACCTCGCCGAGAAGCTTCAGTCGGCACGGTTCGACAGCCACGTCACGAGCATGATCCAACAACTCCAGCCCGTCGCCCACAGCCCGTACGCTCAGGACGTACTGGAGCGACGCGCCGCTGTGACGGCAGCAGGGAGCCGAACTTGA
- a CDS encoding HAD family hydrolase translates to MTDARQILVLWDIDRTLLYVGDIDRQVYRETFAEIVGRPAERLPARGTGVTMPLAIRSLLLDNGVPEADVPGLVPRMVELLPRRLAAHTDDLREQGVLLPGAVDALKAVHALPGCVPTVVTGNLKPNALLKLEAFHLDEFLDTEIGGYSSDDDHRPALVSVAQERAQAKYGTTAFSHSNTVIIGDSLEDVRTGLEGGAPVIGVASGKTTADELSTAGADVVLDSLENVPRLLDAIARTALGRA, encoded by the coding sequence TTGACCGACGCCAGGCAGATCCTCGTTCTGTGGGACATCGACCGCACTCTGCTGTACGTCGGTGACATCGACCGGCAGGTGTACCGGGAGACCTTCGCCGAGATCGTCGGCCGCCCCGCGGAACGCCTTCCGGCCCGCGGCACCGGTGTCACCATGCCCCTAGCCATTCGATCCCTGCTCCTGGACAACGGCGTCCCCGAGGCAGACGTCCCCGGCCTGGTGCCGCGCATGGTGGAACTCCTGCCGCGGCGCCTCGCCGCACACACCGACGATCTGCGAGAGCAAGGCGTCCTCCTGCCTGGCGCCGTGGACGCCCTCAAAGCCGTGCACGCACTACCGGGCTGCGTTCCTACCGTCGTCACGGGAAACCTCAAGCCCAACGCGCTGCTGAAGCTCGAAGCCTTCCACCTCGACGAGTTCCTTGACACGGAAATCGGCGGATACTCCTCGGACGACGACCACCGCCCGGCTCTCGTCTCCGTCGCACAGGAGCGAGCCCAGGCCAAGTACGGAACCACCGCCTTCAGCCACTCCAACACGGTCATCATCGGAGATTCCCTCGAAGACGTCCGTACTGGGCTTGAGGGTGGCGCTCCTGTGATTGGAGTCGCGTCCGGCAAGACCACCGCCGACGAACTCTCCACAGCCGGAGCCGACGTGGTCCTCGACAGTCTCGAAAACGTCCCACGGCTCCTGGACGCGATCGCCAGAACGGCCCTCGGCCGCGCCTGA